From a region of the Mercurialis annua linkage group LG1-X, ddMerAnnu1.2, whole genome shotgun sequence genome:
- the LOC126665720 gene encoding ABC transporter G family member 14 — protein sequence MSEPHDETPIQHTPQSALQLTVYPISLKFEEIVYKVKVEQKGWWHGAAREKTILNGITGMVSPGEILAMLGPSGSGKTTLLTALGGRLSGKLCGKIAYNGRPFCGVIKRRTGFVAQDDVLYPHLTVAETLVFTAMLRLPKSVTQAEKSDHVERIICELGLSRCKSSMIGGPLFRGISGGEKKRVSIGQEMIINPSLLLLDEPTSGLDSTTAQRIIGTIKRLASGGRTIVTTIHQPSSRLYHMFDKVVLLSEGAPIYYGPASSALDYFSSIGFSTSITINPADLLLDLANGIAPDSKATTEKGENLEQDEKTVKEALICGYEKNIYTRLKAELCSVDVNSTNYRVDRKSEEWCNSWWHQFTVLFQRGLKERRYESFNKLRIFQVTSVAVLGGLLWWQTPASHIQDRIALLFFFSVFWGFYPLYNAVFTFPQERRMLLKERASGMYHLSSYFFARTIGDLPLELALPTLFVFIIYWMGGLKPDPLTFILSLLVVLYNVLVSQSLGLALGALLMDIKQATTLASVTTLVFLIAGGYYVQQIPSFIVWLKYLSYSYYCYKLLLGVQYSEDDFYECSEGVMCRVGDFPAVKSMGLNHLWIDVSIMAIMLLAYRLIAYVALNRVQLRSNYT from the exons ATGTCTGAACCTCATGATGAGACTCCCATACAACACACTCCACAGTCTGCTCTCCAACTCACAGTGTATCCAATTTCTTTAAAG TTTGAGGAGATAGTTTACAAAGTTAAAGTTGAGCAGAAAGGATGGTGGCACGGGGCAGCCAGAGAAAAAACCATATTAAATGGAATTACAGGAATGGTTAGCCCGGGTGAGATCCTTGCAATGTTGGGTCCATCAGGCAGCGGAAAAACAACTCTCCTGACGGCTTTAGGCGGCCGTCTTAGCGGAAAACTATGCGGCAAGATCGCTTACAACGGCCGCCCTTTCTGCGGCGTTATAAAGCGGCGCACAGGATTCGTCGCTCAAGACGATGTACTCTACCCTCATCTAACCGTAGCCGAAACCCTCGTGTTCACCGCAATGTTACGATTACCAAAGAGCGTAACGCAGGCAGAGAAGTCAGACCACGTCGAGAGAATTATATGCGAACTCGGGCTGAGCCGTTGCAAGAGTAGCATGATCGGGGGGCCTCTATTCAGAGGAATATCGGGAGGCGAAAAGAAGAGAGTGAGCATAGGACAGGAAATGATAATAAATCCGAGCTTGTTATTACTCGATGAACCTACGTCGGGTTTGGACTCCACCACGGCTCAGCGGATCATAGGCACCATCAAGAGGCTGGCTAGTGGAGGAAGAACCATTGTGACCACCATTCATCAACCTTCAAGCAGACTTTACCATATGTTTGATAAGGTTGTTTTGCTCTCAGAAGGTGCACCTATTTACTATGGCCCTGCTTCTTCAGCCTTGGATTACTTCTCCTCCATCGGTTTCTCTACTTCCATCACCATTAATCCTGCTGATCTATTGCTTGATCTTGCTAATG GCATTGCTCCTGATTCTAAAGCTACAACAGAAAAAGGAGAGAATTTGGAACAAGATGAGAAGACGGTGAAGGAAGCTCTGATTTgcggttacgaaaaaaacattTACACGAGACTCAAAGCCGAGCTCTGCAGTGTGGATGTGAATAGCACCAATTACA GAGTTGATAGAAAGTCAGAGGAATGGTGCAATAGCTGGTGGCATCAATTCACGGTTCTATTTCAGCGGGGACTAAAGGAGCGAAGATACGAATCGTTCAACAAGTTGAGGATTTTTCAAGTGACGAGCGTTGCTGTACTTGGCGGACTTCTGTGGTGGCAGACACCGGCTTCTCATATCCAAGACCGA ATTGCGTTGCTCTTCTTCTTCTCAGTGTTTTGGGGGTTCTATCCACTCTACAACGCCGTTTTCACATTTCCGCAAGAAAGAAGGATGTTACTCAAGGAACGAGCCTCAGGAATGTATCATCTTTCGTCGTACTTCTTTGCAAGAACAATCGGAGACTTGCCTTTGGAGCTCGCGCTCCCAACTCTCTTTGTGTTCATCATCTACTGGATGGGCGGACTTAAGCCCGACCCCCTCACTTTCATCCTCTCTCTGCTCGTCGTTCTCTACAATGTCCTCGTCTCCCAAAGTCTCGGATTAGCGCTTGGCGCTCTACTCATGGACATCAAACAGGCTACTACTTTAGCATCAGTCACCACTCTGGTTTTCCTCATTGCAGGAGGCTACTATGTTCAACAAATACCTTCTTTTATAGTATGGCTCAAGTACTTGAGCTATAGCTACTACTGCTACAAGCTTCTTCTTGGAGTCCAATACAGTGAAGATGATTTCTACGAGTGCTCCGAGGGAGTCATGTGCCGCGTCGGAGACTTTCCGGCCGTCAAGTCGATGGGGCTCAATCATTTGTGGATTGATGTCTCTATTATGGCCATCATGTTGCTGGCTTATCGACTCATTGCTTATGTAGCTTTGAATAGAGTTCAGTTGAGGTCTAATTATACTTAA